AAGACACGCTTGTTGTTTTTCAGCGTTGCCGACAGTGACAAAGACATTCGCGCCTAAAATCGTTGCGAGCTGAATGGCGGTGATGCCAATTCCGCTACTGCCTCCGTGAATTAGCACATTTTCACCCTTTTTAAGTTCACCGCGCTCGATTAAATTGTTCCATACGGTAAGAAGCGTTTCCGGTAAACTTGCCGCTTCAATAAAGCTTAAGTGTTTGGGTTTAGGCATGCAGTACGCTTCGTGAATGGTGATATATTCGGCATATCCGCCGCCCCCGATGAGGGCAAAAATTTCATCGCCCACACGCCATTTTGTTACCGCGCTCCCAACGGCTTCCACAACGCCCGCAACTTCAAGTCCGAGCACATCTTGCGGCTCACCTTCAGGCGCAGGATAATAGCCTTTACGCTGAATAATATCGGGGCGATTAACGCCAGCTGCATGGATTTTAACCAGTACTTCATGCTCGCCTGCAACGGGTTTTGCGTACTCTTTTAAGGTTAAAACGGAAGGGTCTCCAAATTCGGTCATGACGATTGCTTTCATCATATAGGCTCTCCTTTTATTATCATTTGATCGGGTGCCAGCACGCTGATTTTAGCGGGATAACGGCCTCGCATATCGGGCGGGCACTGATGGAATTATCATATCATCTTTTACGGCCTACATTTTGTTCGGGCGCGGAACTTTACATTTTTTAATCATTGTGAATAATGGGCTCATAAAGGCGCGTCGATCATAGATAAAAGAGGAAAAAGGATGGCGATCATTGAGATTTTTGGGGTATTACTGGGATTTATCTATCTCTTTTTGGAATACCGCGCCCATCAAAGCATGTGGTTTGTGAGCATGGTGATGGCGCTTGTCTATATCGTCGTCTATTTTAAAACAGGGCTCTTTGCCTATATGACGATTTATGGGCTCTATTTTGGGATGAGTCTGTATGGCGCGTATCGCTGGAAACGTCTGCAAAAACGGGAATTAACCCCGCTATCAGAGGATGAGATTGTCACGGCTGAAGGGGAGAATCGGCTCTATTTTATGCCAAAAAACTATTGGATATGGGTGATTGCATTATCGCTCTTGATGAGCGTTGGATTTTATTACAGCGTCGGAGCGATCTCCGGAGAAGCGCCAAATCCTTTTGATTCAATCATT
The window above is part of the Ignatzschineria sp. RMDPL8A genome. Proteins encoded here:
- a CDS encoding NAD(P)H-quinone oxidoreductase, with amino-acid sequence MMKAIVMTEFGDPSVLTLKEYAKPVAGEHEVLVKIHAAGVNRPDIIQRKGYYPAPEGEPQDVLGLEVAGVVEAVGSAVTKWRVGDEIFALIGGGGYAEYITIHEAYCMPKPKHLSFIEAASLPETLLTVWNNLIERGELKKGENVLIHGGSSGIGITAIQLATILGANVFVTVGNAEKQQACLELGAQKAINYREDDFFEVLKEDKIDVVLDMIGGDYFNKNFELMNPDGRMVYINSMGGAKVELNLLKMMQRRIKITGSTLRAREFEFKAALTSRVVEKALPLIEAGHFKPVIYQVFPLAQAKEAHELMESSEHIGKIILEVSPD
- the pnuC gene encoding nicotinamide riboside transporter PnuC gives rise to the protein MAIIEIFGVLLGFIYLFLEYRAHQSMWFVSMVMALVYIVVYFKTGLFAYMTIYGLYFGMSLYGAYRWKRLQKRELTPLSEDEIVTAEGENRLYFMPKNYWIWVIALSLLMSVGFYYSVGAISGEAPNPFDSIIGGMSLVAMGMLTQKWVEQWILLIIVNAISIVLFWQTALYYTLLLHGVYFIISFFGYLRWCKVAKAGEFR